The genomic region TCTGTATATCTGGCAAATGCAGGAGTTGTGGCCGCATCTGCAATTTCAGGATTCATTGAAAACCCTGATAATCTATAATATTCATAAAAAAATTATATTTACCTGATGGTGATTGAATATGACAAAGCTTACAGACAACGATGTCAATGTAAGATTAATTGAAAAGATTAATCAAGTTGAAGAAAAATACGATAAGAATTTTTCAAACACACAAAAGATTCTAATGACTACCGATGGCTCAATTACAGCCATCTTGGATGTATTATATGGAAAAATTGCTTTAAAGACCTTGGAACAGCATTTTGAAGAGGCAACTGAAGAAAGTGCAAGCTTGGTGAATGTTGATGTCGGGGATGAAGTGAACTATAGGGAAATCATAATGCATAAGGATGACCAGCCTTTAATCTATGCGGTTTCATATATTCCACTTAAAAGATTGACCAAAGAAATAAGGGATGATCTGGTCAGAGCTGACATTCCAATTGGAAGAATCCTGAAGAAATATAATGTTGAATCCAGAAGGGAAATAAACATCATACAAGTGGAAAAGGCAACTGACAAGCTTAAAGAGCTTTATGACACTGAAGAAGACTTCCTGACAAGAGACTACACCATCATAATGAATGGTGAGATTCTAATGTGGATCAAGGAATTCTTCCCTGTGAATTACTTTACTGAAGTATGAATAAATTTTATAGATTGCTTTACTGAAATAAAAAAAGTTTAAAAGCACTTTACAGAATTAAAAAAAAAGTTTACAATTATTTTAAAATAAATTGAAATCAAAGAATAAGGTGGATGATATGGGAGTAAAATTTAAGGACATAGTTTCTCCAGAGGAAATTAGTCTAAAGGATTTGGAAGGCAGAACTGTGGCAATTGATGCATACAATACAATCTACCAGTTCCTGTCAGGCATTCGTCAAAGGGATGGAAGTCCTCTTATGGACCAAAACGGCAATGTGACCTCCCATTTAAGTGGAATCCTTTATAGGACTGCAGCAATAGTCGACAAGGGAATAAAGCCTATCTATGTCTTTGATGGGGAAAGCCATGAGCATAAGGCAAAGACTCTTGAACAAAGAAGAGCCATCAAGGAAGAAGCCATGGAAAAATGGGAAGAGGCTAAGGCTGCAGGAAACATAGAAGAGGCAAGGAAATTTGCCATAAGAACTTCCAGAATGTCCCCTTATATCCTTGAATCATCTAAAAAGCTACTTGATTATATGGGAATTCCTTATGTGCAGGCCATAGGCGAAGGTGAAGCGCAGGGAGCCTATATGGTCGAACAGGGTGATGCCTGGGCAGTGGCTTCACAGGATTATGACTGTTTGCTCTTTGGAGCTCCAAGAATAGTAAGAAACCTCACTTTAAGCGGAGGATTGTCAAATCTTGAATATCTGGAACTTCAAAAGGTCCTAGAAGACATAGACTTGACAAGGGAACAGCTGATTGATGTGGCATTGATGGTAGGAACCGACTTCAACGAAGGAATCCATGGAATCGGTGCAAAAACCGGATTAAAACTGATCAGAAACAACACTTTAGAGGACATTTTAGTTCAAAAGGGAATCACAGAAGTGGATGTGAAACCAGATGAACTAAGGGACATTTTCCTAAACCATGAAGTGAACACAGACTATAAGATCAAGTTCAAAAGTGCAAAAAAAGACCAGCTTGTTGAATTCATGTGTGAAGAGCATGGATTTTCAGAAAATAGGGTTCTGAATGTAACTGAAAAGCTTAAAAAATTAAGTTCAACTCAAAAAAGCTTGGAAGATTGGTTTTAACTAATCTTCATCTATTTTTAATAATCCCCTATTTTAAATAATCACCATTTTTAAATTATTTCCTTAAACACTTATTTTTATGAAACTACAGCAAAAATTAAAAAAGAATAATTTTTTAATCCTCTATTTTTAACTTATTTCTCCCAAATACTTCAAAAAACATCTATTTTTACTAAATACCTTATTATATTCATTATTTTAACTATTAAAGATGCAAGTAAGCACTTGCATTCGAGAAACTTTATATATGTTGTTGTTTAAAGTATTAAATAGAGAAAAATGCTTAAAAAAATAAAAAGGGATATATTATGAAGAAAATATTTTTAATCTTACTTTGCTTATTTACAGTTTTTATCATCGCAGGGGCATCATTCGCAAGCAGCGATTTTGACAAAACTGCAAACAATGCATCTATACAACTTTCAAGCAGTCCATATGGAGATCTTTCCATTTCTGCAAATATGGTCTCTAAAGACAAAACCAATCCTAATGAAACCATTAGTATCAAAGGTGACCTTAATCAAAAAAACCAAAGCAGTGCAGTTAGTGGAAATGGCCCTAAATTAAACATTACCGGCCCAAAAATAAATGGAAATAATCCAAAAATACAAGTTCCAAAAAATCAGGGAATATTATCTTTCCAATCAAGCTCTTCAGGCATGAATGTAGCAGGAGGAAGTGCTGTAGCAGATACAGGAAATGACCTAATAGATTTTCTCGATGATTCAGGAACTATTAATAAAGTTTCATATGGCATAGCATGGACTGCAGTAAAGGGAGCTGAATTAATTAGTGACAATGACTTTTCAGAAGGTTTTGAAGAATACCTCATTAACGAAGTAGCCTTTGGTGACCTTAGTAGATTTTTTTAAATAGTTTAGTTCTTAAACACTAATCTTATGAAACTTAAAAAATGACAAAAAAATGACTAAAAAAACAAAATAGTTAAATATATAAAGTGATATAATATTAATTTGTATTTTGTAAAAAATTTTTTTCAACCGGGCCCGTAGCTCAGTCTGGCAGAGCGCTTGGCTCTTAACCTTGTTGTCGCGGGTTCAATCCCCGTCGGGCCCGTTTTTTAGTTTCATAAGCTCTTTAGATACTTATTTTTCGAAACTTAAAAACAATTAAAAAAAAAAAAAAAAGCTATTTTTAATATCTGGGAAAATCCAGCCCATAGATTATCTTTACATACTTCAAGGCAAGATCAGCCTGTTTTTTATAATCCTTTAGAACTCTTTTTTCAAAATCATCCCTATCCTTGCTTAGGGTAATCAATCTTAAAAAGGACATGTACTCATCAACAGAGGCATCATAATTGAACTCATACTTTTCATATAATTCATCATCACTGAGCTTTAAGTCCACTCCTCTGAAAGTTGGAAATTCCAATGTTTGGCATATATTCGCCTTTGTGAAATGCTTTCGCCTTATGAGTGGAGAAACTGAACTGCACAATACATACTGTCCACAGTCAATCAATGGTGGAATCCCTTGACTGTCAAGCCTATCCATGCTTGTCAATTTCTTGAAATGTCTGATGTTATAGGAATGAAGCTCTGTATAGAAATCAGG from Methanobrevibacter sp. harbors:
- the fen gene encoding flap endonuclease-1, which encodes MGVKFKDIVSPEEISLKDLEGRTVAIDAYNTIYQFLSGIRQRDGSPLMDQNGNVTSHLSGILYRTAAIVDKGIKPIYVFDGESHEHKAKTLEQRRAIKEEAMEKWEEAKAAGNIEEARKFAIRTSRMSPYILESSKKLLDYMGIPYVQAIGEGEAQGAYMVEQGDAWAVASQDYDCLLFGAPRIVRNLTLSGGLSNLEYLELQKVLEDIDLTREQLIDVALMVGTDFNEGIHGIGAKTGLKLIRNNTLEDILVQKGITEVDVKPDELRDIFLNHEVNTDYKIKFKSAKKDQLVEFMCEEHGFSENRVLNVTEKLKKLSSTQKSLEDWF
- a CDS encoding DUF2119 domain-containing protein; amino-acid sequence: MSYFRYIDNGEGPTKLFIGGVHGDEGQHVIPLIKLLDREDFSPGQIYIYNFDRTPYISTIHKEFYQSEQGKKILDLIDYYKPDFYTELHSYNIRHFKKLTSMDRLDSQGIPPLIDCGQYVLCSSVSPLIRRKHFTKANICQTLEFPTFRGVDLKLSDDELYEKYEFNYDASVDEYMSFLRLITLSKDRDDFEKRVLKDYKKQADLALKYVKIIYGLDFPRY
- a CDS encoding chorismate lyase, whose translation is MTKLTDNDVNVRLIEKINQVEEKYDKNFSNTQKILMTTDGSITAILDVLYGKIALKTLEQHFEEATEESASLVNVDVGDEVNYREIIMHKDDQPLIYAVSYIPLKRLTKEIRDDLVRADIPIGRILKKYNVESRREINIIQVEKATDKLKELYDTEEDFLTRDYTIIMNGEILMWIKEFFPVNYFTEV